Proteins from one Lacrimispora sphenoides genomic window:
- a CDS encoding type II toxin-antitoxin system PemK/MazF family toxin, which yields MIIRRGDIYYADLRPVVGSEQGGIRPVLIIQNDIGNKHSPTVICAAITSRMNKAKLPTHVELDTKKCDMIKDSVILLEQLRTIDKQRLKEKICHIDDELQQEVDCALRVSLELDT from the coding sequence GTGATTATCAGACGTGGAGACATTTATTATGCTGATTTAAGGCCGGTAGTAGGCTCTGAGCAGGGCGGGATCCGTCCGGTTCTTATTATACAGAACGACATAGGCAATAAACATAGCCCTACTGTGATCTGTGCGGCAATTACATCAAGAATGAATAAGGCAAAGCTTCCCACCCATGTGGAGCTGGATACAAAAAAATGCGATATGATAAAAGATTCGGTGATTCTTTTAGAGCAGCTTCGCACCATTGATAAGCAGAGGCTGAAAGAAAAGATTTGTCATATCGACGATGAACTTCAGCAGGAAGTGGACTGTGCATTAAGGGTGAGCCTGGAACTGGATACATAG
- a CDS encoding hemolysin family protein, giving the protein MDDGNPLIRVIIFIAFIVLDAIFYGFGSAIQNVNTSELEHQMEEGSKKAGQLLHIVNRPTRFVNTIQITTNLIGMVTGAFVLEQLGARLGTVLTRDGAYPSQWISLLSLLLVSVVLIVLLISFGIIIPKRCAAENPEKWGYLMLPVVSLIMIPLIPFTWLANVVAYFVLKLFGIDMASDNENVTEEDIMSMVNEGHEQGVLEAREAEMITNIFELNDKEAGDIMTHRKNLVALDGEITLREAVNFILKEGFNSRYPIYKKDVDDIIGILHMKDALIAVENKRNASRQLWEIEGLLREAHFIPETRNIDTLFKEMQSRKIHMVIVVDEYGQTAGIVTMEDILEEIVGNIMDEYDVDEEYIVPSDDGSYVINGMTPLEEVERALNIEFDEEDYDSYDTINGLLISRLDRIPQEGEETEVSILGYCFKILRVENKIIHTIRVRKELPEEEHEEEQELRHIEAREEFSDIKM; this is encoded by the coding sequence ATGGACGATGGCAATCCGCTTATACGCGTGATTATTTTTATTGCTTTTATCGTATTGGACGCTATTTTTTATGGGTTTGGATCAGCAATCCAAAACGTGAATACAAGCGAACTGGAGCATCAGATGGAGGAAGGAAGTAAAAAGGCCGGTCAGCTGTTACATATAGTTAACAGACCGACCAGATTTGTAAATACGATACAAATCACCACAAATTTAATCGGTATGGTAACCGGGGCTTTTGTTTTAGAGCAGCTGGGAGCAAGGCTTGGGACCGTCTTAACAAGAGACGGGGCTTATCCAAGCCAATGGATATCCCTTTTAAGTCTGTTGTTAGTTTCTGTTGTACTGATCGTGCTTTTGATCAGCTTTGGTATCATTATTCCAAAACGCTGTGCGGCAGAGAACCCTGAAAAATGGGGTTATCTTATGCTGCCTGTAGTATCCCTCATCATGATACCCCTTATTCCCTTTACCTGGCTGGCAAATGTGGTGGCTTACTTTGTCCTGAAGCTGTTTGGAATCGATATGGCATCAGATAATGAGAACGTTACGGAAGAAGACATCATGTCCATGGTGAACGAGGGCCATGAACAGGGCGTTTTAGAGGCCAGAGAAGCGGAGATGATTACAAACATCTTCGAACTGAATGATAAGGAAGCCGGAGATATTATGACCCACCGAAAGAATCTGGTCGCTTTGGACGGCGAGATTACTCTTCGGGAGGCAGTGAATTTCATCTTGAAAGAGGGATTTAATTCCCGTTATCCGATTTACAAAAAGGATGTGGATGACATTATCGGGATCCTTCATATGAAGGATGCTCTTATTGCTGTAGAAAATAAAAGGAATGCATCCCGCCAGCTATGGGAGATCGAAGGGCTTCTCAGAGAAGCTCATTTCATTCCGGAAACCAGGAATATTGATACTCTGTTTAAGGAAATGCAGTCCAGAAAGATCCATATGGTAATCGTAGTAGATGAATACGGTCAGACAGCGGGTATTGTGACGATGGAAGATATTTTGGAAGAGATTGTGGGCAATATCATGGATGAATATGATGTGGATGAAGAATACATTGTCCCCTCAGATGACGGTTCCTATGTAATCAACGGCATGACTCCTTTGGAAGAAGTGGAAAGGGCCTTGAATATTGAGTTTGATGAAGAGGATTATGACTCCTATGATACCATCAACGGCTTGCTGATTTCCAGGCTGGACCGGATTCCCCAGGAAGGAGAAGAGACAGAGGTGTCTATTCTTGGATATTGTTTTAAAATCCTTCGTGTGGAAAATAAGATCATTCATACCATCCGGGTTCGGAAAGAGCTGCCGGAAGAGGAGCATGAGGAAGAACAGGAGCTTAGACATATTGAGGCTCGTGAGGAATTCTCGGACATAAAAATGTAA